A window of the Trichoderma asperellum chromosome 4, complete sequence genome harbors these coding sequences:
- a CDS encoding uncharacterized protein (EggNog:ENOG41): MADAKMEANGNIVAFEGHPDVVSTQLRLLPTSPQILILPTVQSYIANDDNEQAFEVRSYIRKVHDALTKRHEAARCFLQGATPVNKRLAFVNGGTPSAQALCIKAIMKHETGGDRVEAEAVYAQLARDGLAGLEAKSRIHSPVGSVGDEAMFDEELHDPITRAMRAADALDRQTANLQPGDMLDLTSSTRPRSLSLPLYGYSDGFGDATPFFLFGAHIDDDEVIEDDPPLAPGAPTFALVDYNQPSKQTQTPLDPAELPSASPSCAVKSQSRSTLGVNHDTEMLSPTTETFNIRTDDHATHGEPIIFNRSKSVSSFKGPLPRVKSLDRIYPLSAKLRDLCIPGASSEISIDSATPRRSHSFMVASDPKPPIIRKLSYIDRRTVAFKSRRPTATVDLPHDRKVNAGQSTAGMFHTHLGTDIAISAEMQFQPILPWVEDLLVYFKDKTPNLLLSLIIKAFQTGNYPILSSSTPRSSNATHTTTASHHLPTALGQSLNNRSHETSVLSMTDDDYDPFANSQPHQPLGSEQIGPIVNVIRPPTPAQTPPPCKAKENKVYEFEIGSGQTAVAIQNSLRSILSVYFPPEADGYRQFQFSLLPEFDGLWKPVFRESESKGSQRENSRKVDHILAIGSQQGVDKVYSSKIIKQLETIGTKSSDRQGRSGRVDFRYLLANAMQAFTALPLTNQTSDNPFTNSYLLATLLIPHLETYLALHSEIRYLLLEYPPEHLPTVLALQKLIGVEMIKVAQIVDSTNKDRLPFTQIGGPSTGAKTEAKTPNLSSRASHSEFTVSNANFLLTYTATAKDIAKFVSTVWNIQTETGDSESSSQVRKLSSKKPRPAPLDASFTKFPRSSGSLHSKPSPTSAIESSSPGSLTSSSRPQSFIDIKTPKSDTMYSRAFSRRRLFRSDSASMTTFDHGSDDSELDLEERRLMPMFMKSTERQGNTRKALKFLGLA, encoded by the exons ATGGCAGATGCTAAGATGGAGGCAAACGGCAATATCGTTGCTTTTGAAGGCCATCCCGACGTCGTATCGACTCAGCTCCGACTGCTGCCAACCTCGCCTCAGATCCTCATTCTTCCTACAGTCCAGTCTTACATCGCcaatgatgataatgagCAGGCCTTTGAAGTGCGGTCGTATATTCGAAAGGTTCATGATGCCCTGACCAAGCGCCATGAAGCCGCGCGCTGCTTTCTCCAAGGAGCGACCCCGGTGAACAAGCGACTCGCATTCGTCAACGGCGGCACGCCGAGCGCTCAGGCACTGTGTATCAAAGCAATTATGAAGCATGAGACTGGTGGAGATAGAGTTGAAGCGGAAGCCGTCTACGCCCAATTAGCGAGAGATGGATTGGCTGGGCTTGAGGCTAAGAGCCGAATTCACAGCCCCGTAGGCTCTGTCGGCGACGAAGCAATGTTCGACGAAGAGCTCCACGATCCCATAACACGGGCCATGAGAGCTGCTGATGCTTTGGATCGCCAGACTGCCAATCTGCAGCCCGGTGATATGCTCGATCTCACCTCATCTACTCGACCACGAAGCTTGAGCTTACCGTTATATGGCTATTCGGATGGCTTTGGCGACGcaactcctttttttctctttggcgCACAcattgacgacgatgaagtcATAGAGGACGATCCCCCTCTAGCTCCTGGAGCGCCAACTTTTGCATTAGTTGACTACAACCAACCATCAAAACAAACACAAACCCCGCTCGACCCTGCAGAACTACCTTCAGCTTCACCGAGCTGCGCTGTCAAATCACAAAGTCGATCGACTCTGGGAGTAAATCACGACACTGAGATGCTTTCCCCCACAACCGAGACTTTCAATATTCGCACAGACGATCATGCCACCCATGGAGagcccatcatcttcaatagGAGTAAATCGGTATCGAGCTTCAAGGGACCACTTCCAAGAGTGAAGTCCTTAGATAGAATCTACCCGCTCAGTGCCAAGTTGAGGGATCTTTGTATTCCGGGGGCGTCTTCAGAAATAAGTATAGACTCTGCTACTCCTCGCCGCTCACACTCTTTCATGGTTGCTAGCGATCCTAAGCCTCCAATTATTCGAAAGCTAAGCTATATCGACCGACGAACGGTAGCATTTAAAAGTCGTCGACCAACGGCCACTGTCGACCTGCCTCATGATAGAAAGGTGAACGCAGGGCAAAGCACCGCTGGCATGTTTCACACTCATCTTGGAACCGACATTGCCATTTCGGCTGAGATGCAATTTCAGCCAATACTACCATGGGTGGAAGATTTGCTGGTCTACTTCAAAGACAAGACGCCAAACTTGTTGCTCTCTCTGATCATCAAAGCCTTTCAAACTGGCAATTACCCTATATTATCGAGTTCCACTCCGAGGTCCTCCAATGCCACACATACAACGACGGCCTCTCATCACCTGCCGACTGCCCTTGGCCAGTCATTGAACAATAGGTCTCACGAAACTTCTGTGTTGAGCATGACAGATGATGATTATGACCCCTTTGCCAATTCACAGCCTCACCAGCCGCTTGGGAGCGAACAAATCGGTCCAATTGTCAATGTCATTCGTCCTCCAACGCCAGCACAAACACCGCCCCCttgcaaagcaaaagaaaataaagtttaCGAATTCGAAATTGGTTCTGGTCAAACTGCTGTCGCCATCCAGAATTCGCTTCGGTCAATTCTCAGCGTATATTTCCCTCCCGAAGCTGACGGCTACCGGCAATTCcaattttctctccttccaGAGTTTGATGGGCTATGGAAGCCTGTATTTAGAGAATCTGAGTCTAAAGGCTCCCAAAGAGAGAACAGCAGAAAAGTTGACCACATCCTAGCAATAGGATCTCAACAAGGCGTGGACAAGGTATACTCATCAAAAATTATCAAGCAGTTGGAGACAATCGGGACAAAGTCAAGCGACCGCCAGGGCCGCAGCGGTCGGGTAGATTTCCG ATATTTGCTtgccaatgcaatgcaagcaTTCACTGCACTACCCCTAACGAACCAGACTTCGGATAACCCTTTCACCAATTCGTATCTTCTGGCGACGCTTCTAATTCCCCATCTTGAAACGTACTTGGCACTCCACTCGGAGATTCGGTATCTTTTATTAGAGTACCCTCCAGAACACTTGCCTACGGTACTGGCTCTGCAAAAATTAATAGGCGTGGAAATGATCAAGGTAGCTCAAATAGTCGATTCTACCAACAAGGACCGTCTACCTTTTACTCAGATTGGAGGTCCTAGCACTGGGGCCAAAACGGAAGCCAAAACACCTAACCTATCCTCGCGCGCATCACATTCGGAATTCACAGTTTCTAATGCGAATTTCTTGCTCACATACACGGCTACCGCTAAGGACATTGCGAAATTTGTTTCCACTGTCTGGAACATTCAAACTGAGACCGGTGACTCTGAGTCCTCGTCACAAGTGAGGAAATTGAGTAGCAAGAAGCCGAGACCAGCACCACTGGATGCTTCCTTCACCAAGTTCCCTCGTTCTTCAGGCTCGCTTCATAGCAAACCGTCGCCTACCTCGGCGATTGAATCTTCTAGCCCCGGATCTTTGACGTCGTCCTCCCGGCCGCAGTCATTCATAGACATCAAAACGCCCAAGTCGGATACCATGTATAGCCGAGCCTTCTCTCGACGGCGGCTGTTCCGCAGCGACTCAGCATCAATGACTACCTTTGATCACGGTAGTGACGATAGCGAATTGGACCTGGAAGAGCGGAGACTTATGCCAATGTTTATGAAATCGACAGAGCGTCAGGGTAACACCCGAAAAGCCCTCAAATTTCTCGGCTTGGCCTAA
- the YPT1 gene encoding GTP-binding protein of the rab — MNPEYDYLFKLLLIGDSGVGKSCLLLRFADDTYTESYISTIGVDFKIRTIELDGKTVKLQIWDTAGQERFRTITSSYYRGAHGICVVYDVTDMDSFNNVKQWLQEIDRYATEGVNKLLVGNKSDMSDKKVVEYSVAKEFADSLGIPFLETSAKNASNVEQAFLTMARQIKERMGTTTANNTKPSVHVGQGQGVGNSSSSSCC; from the exons ATGAACCCTGA ATACGATTACCTTTTCaagctcctcctcatcggtGACTCCGGTGTTGGAAAgtcttgcttgctgctgcgattCGCCGACGATACCTACACTGAGTCCTACATCTCCACCATCGGTGTTGACTTT AAGATCCGAACGATAGAGCTCGATGGCAAGACCGTGAAGCTGCAAATC TGGGATACTGCCGGCCAGGAGCGTTTCCGAACCATCACCTCATCTTACTACCGCGGTGCTCACGGCATCTGCGTTGTCTACGATGTCACCGATATGGACTCTTTCAACAACGTCAAGCAGTGGCTCCAGGAGATTGACCGGTACGCCACTGAGGGCGTCAACAAGCTGCTCGTAGGCAACAAGAGCGATATGTCGGATAAGAAGGTTGTCGAGTACTCCGTTGCCAAG GAATTCGCTGACAGCCTGGGCATTCCCTTCCTCGAGACCTCCGCCAAGAACGCCAGCAACGTTGAGCAGGCTTTCCTGACCATGGCTCGCCAGATCAAGGAGCGCATGGGCACCACGACTGCCAACAACACGAAACCCAGCGTGCACGTTGGCCAAGGCCAGGGTGTCGGCAActcgtccagcagcagctgctgttaA
- a CDS encoding uncharacterized protein (EggNog:ENOG41), giving the protein MAAPLRNSLTSHAGRSCSCFRSWPGASARGIASFGPANAPAQSLTESLSEKLQSDDDALLLLREKVASAPRDSLSRTHFESSGAVWMGGRETPPDPNKANLGKTLRILQERLPTLLQSPLPQDILAPNISLQLFPSTHPHLPVVSGRVAYNAALWTSPIAWNRVPIIGNVKLEILAERMTSEPLTFLPRRAGAIPEQLVVRWCEKRRVKDDKAKKSGGSSLPWLRLARGVDPNKAFTGLFIFDFDAEGRILTHTIEQAQEGGDWEKGMGAKFVGLTDWLLGGMTRDPGAPIPMFERKRGCGLQ; this is encoded by the exons ATGGCCGCGCCCCTGCGCAACTCGTTGACGAGCCATGCCGGCCGCTCATGCTCATGCTTCCGATCTTGGCCCGGCGCTTCAGCCCGTGGCATCGCCAGCTTCGGCCCAGCCAATGCCCCGGCGCAGTCTTTGACGGAGAGTCTTTCAGAGAAATTGCAGTCAGATGAcgatgctctgctgctgctgcgggaaAAAGTAGCATCTGCGCCACGGGATAGCTTGTCGAGGACGCACTTTGAGAGCTCTGGAGCTGTGTGGATGGGAGGCCGGGAGACGCCGCCGGATCCCAACAAAGCAAACCTCGGGAAGA CCCTGCGAATCCTCCAAGAACGTCTCCCGACCCTCCTCCAGTCTCCCCTCCCGCAAGACATTCTCGCCCCCAACATCTCGCTCCAGCTATTTCCCTCCACGCACCCTCACCTCCCCGTCGTCTCCGGCCGAGTCGCCTACAACGCCGCCCTCTGGACCTCCCCCATTGCATGGAACCGCGTGCCCATCATCGGCAACGTGAAGCTGGAGATCCTCGCCGAGCGCATGACGTCAGAGCCTCTGACCTTTTTGCCCAGACGGGCCGGCGCCATTCCAGAGCAGCTCGTCGTGCGCTGGTGCGAGAAGCGCAGGGTCAAGGATGACAAGGCGAAGAAGTCTGGCGGGAGCTCGTTGCCTTGGTTGAGGCTGGCGAGGGGCGTCGACCCGAACAAGGCCTTTACGGGGCTGTTCATATTCGACTTTGACGCCGAGGGGCGGATCTTGACGCATACCATTGAGCAAGCTCAGGAAGGCGGCGACTGGGAGAAGGGCATGGGTGCCAAGTTTGTGGGCCTGACGGATTGGCTGCTTGGCGGCATGACGAGGGATCCTGGCGCTCCGATACCAATGTTTGAGAGGAAACGAGGTTGTGGTCTCCAATGA
- a CDS encoding uncharacterized protein (BUSCO:EOG092D4C59) — protein sequence MSGSASSVEGSNNLPMQSRTGRSKQRYNSQGERLVAGVVPLSADRNYVILIQSTRRKGWVLPKGGWESDESCQESAVREAWEEAGITLSIDYDLGNFEEKRPPKTSKDRSRYYFYQGTVVEQLDDWPEKDKREREWFTYTKAIEVLQNRPELQEALNRSSMNRT from the exons ATGTCGGGCTCGGCGTCTAGCGTCGAGGGTTCCAACAATTTGCCAATGCAGTCGCGGACCGGGCGGAGCAAACAAC GGTACAACTCGCAAGGAGAACGACTTGTCGCCGGCGTCGTGCCACTCAGCGCAGACCGCAACTACGTCATCCTAATTCAGTCTACCCGGCGCAAGGGCTGGGTCCTGCCCAAGGGAGGATGGGAGTCGGATGAGTCGTGCCAGGAGTCTGCCGTGCGGGAGGCCTGGGAAGAGGCTGGCATCACGCTCAGCATTGACTACGACTTGGGCAATTTCGAGGAGAAACGACCGCCAAAGACGTCCAAGGACCGCTCCCGCTACTACTTCTACCAGGGCACCGTTGTAGAGCAGCTGGACGACTGGCCGGAGAAGGACAAGCGCGAGCGCGAATGGTTCACGTATACAAAGGCAATTGAGGTTCTCCAAAACAGGCCGGAGCTCCAAGAAGCCTTAAATCGGTCTTCGATGAACCGAACATGA
- a CDS encoding uncharacterized protein (EggNog:ENOG41~MEROPS:MER0026339) translates to MATHQTAKTSYVPYRDGKIAYRRFGAPSGVPLLFLIHFRGTMDKWDPLLINNIAASRPVILVDYVGVGQSTGIVANNFREWADDMLEFLSLIDVKEVDLFGFSLGGFVAEMMTLNADPKKLKIRKLILVGTGASAGPGIEKSPNDYTPHAGAPDAELSNLKVLFFPHNAVGEKAAEEWWARIHERNESTSGEVPTEWLSQGFKDGGAGMKAQVDALDKWSNPETSRGLEGSYDRLEQIDIPVLIANGSNDFMIPTLNSFNIQQKLPNATLHVYPNSGHAFHYQYAEKFSKQAVLFLDE, encoded by the exons ATGGCAACTCATCAAACTGCCAAAACAAGCTATGTTCCCTATCGAGATGGGAAAATAGCATATCGCCGATTTGGAGCTCCCAGTGGTGTTCCACTGCTCTTTCTTATCCATTTCCGCGGCACCATGGACAAGTGGGATCCCCTCCTCATAAATAACATTGCAGCTTCCCGGCCAGTTATCCTTGTCGACTACGTCGGAGTCGGACAGAGCACTGGCATTGTCGCCAACAATTTCCGAGAGTGGGCAGATGACATGCTCGAATTCCTATCTTTGATCGACGTCAAGGAAGTTGACCTCTTTGGCTTCTCCCTTGGCGGATTTGTGGCCGAGATGATGACGCTAAACGCTGATCCAAAAAAGCTCAAGATCCGAAAGCTCATCCTTGTTGGAACCGGAGCAAGTGCTGGCCCTGGTATTGAGAAGTCCCCAAACGACTATACCCCCCATGCGGGCGCGCCAGATGCCGAGCTATCCAACTTGAAggtgctcttcttcccccatAACGCTGTGGGCGAAAAGGCAGCCGAGGAGTGGTGGGCTCGCATCCACGAACGAAACGAGTCCACGAGCGGAGAAGTCCCCACCGAATGGCTATCTCAAGGGTTTAAGGATGGCGGAGCAGGAATGAAAGCGCAAGTAGACGCCCTGGACAAATGGTCCAACCCAGAAACTAGCCGTGGCTTGGAGGGCTCTTACGACAGACTGGAGCAGATTGATATTCCTGTTTTGATTGCCAATGGCTCG AACGACTTCATGATTCCGACTCTCAACTCATTCAACATTCAGCAGAAGCTACCCAATGCTACGCTACATGTTTACCCAAACAGCGGTCATGCTTTTCACTACCAGTACGCCGAGAAGTTTTCAAAGCAGGCTGTACTGTTCCTTGACGAATAA
- a CDS encoding uncharacterized protein (BUSCO:EOG092D32SI) yields the protein MANQQTLLSPAELAYLHSSLSLSPPIRPDGRTAKQFRPLTAETGILPGTNGSARVCLADGTEAIVGVKAEIEKTVDPLGGEHYQEYVKSASGAGGGDAEEDKRGARGEWLEMTVEIPGLRDDDAGTVFLAELLREALLADGEFAKKLWINRRFHWRLYLDIILISPPLSYPLPLLSLTTHLALLSTRLPRLKSEGDEDPMFDDDWEASPFLYPRQGAAAGSRPPITLLVVAVGDSILFDPSKEELAVADSALAVSLCEVRTQKGDESMEVDSGRELRLVSMRTVDPPSRLTPPGVPSTGNFAASGTFDPSSQKKQQQQQQRVEEYPQEGVWKAPLGGTRFAVLDSIIRAVLEKGGVADEVLDGLEGVDLS from the exons ATGGCCAACCAGCAAACGCTCCTGTCCCCCGCCGAGCTCGCATACCTCCACAGTTCCCTCTCCCTCAGCCCGCCCATCCGCCCCGACGGCAGAACAGCCAAGCAGTTCCGGCCTCTGACCGCCGAGACGGGGATCCTGCCCGGCACAAATGGCAGCGCGCGAGTCTGCTTAGCCGACGGCACAGAAGCCATTGTGGGCGTCAAGGCTGAAATCGAGAAGACGGTCGACCCGTTGGGCGGAGAGCATTATCAGGAGTATGTCAAGAGTGCGAGCGGCGCTGGAGGCGGCGATGCGGAAGAGGACAAGCGAGGGGCGCGAGGGGAGTGGCTGGAGATGACGGTGGAGATTCCGGGCCTGAGAGACGACGACGCGGGAACGGTGTTTTTGGCGGAGCTGCTGAGAGAGGCGCTTCTTGCTGATGGAGAGTTTGCGAAGAAGCTGTGGATTAACAGACGATTTCACTGGAGATTGTATCTTGAT ATCATCCTGATATCACCGCCGCTGTCATACCCCCTGCCCCTCCTGTCCCTCACAACACATCTCGCCCTCCTCTCAACAAGACTACCACGCCTCAAGTCAGAAGGCGACGAAGACCCCATGTTCGACGACGACTGGGAAGCCTCGCCGTTCCTGTATCCCCGCCAGGGCGCAGCCGCGGGCTCAAGGCCGCCCATTACGCTGCTGGTCGTTGCCGTCGGAGACAGCATCCTGTTCGACCCGTCTAAAGAGGAGCTTGCCGTTGCGGATTCTGCACTGGCGGTGTCGCTATGCGAAGTTAGGACGCAGAAAGGGGATGAGAGCATGGAGGTGGATTCTGGGCGCGAGCTGCGGCTGGTGTCGATGCGGACTGTCGATCCTCCGTCGAGGCTGACACCGCCTGGAGTGCCTAGTACGGGCAATTTCGCGGCCAGCGGGACGTTTGATCCGTCATcacagaagaagcagcagcagcagcagcagagggTGGAGGAGTACCCTCAAGAGGGTGTTTGGAAGGCACCGCTGGGCGGAACCAGATTTGCTGTTTTAGACAGCATCATACGGGCTGTCTTGGAAAAGGGAGGTGTTGCGGATGAAGTCTTGGATGGCTTGGAAGGAGTAGACTTGTCATAG
- a CDS encoding uncharacterized protein (EggNog:ENOG41~TransMembrane:1 (o103-122i)) yields the protein MVTRAVIPRFLLPLQGPLWRGIRIPLSQNIHIRFISTDKPIVLEKPAKFNPPSHGSRLKRNSMPKHYGPPLTEEEVAAQNKKSYPGLMAPQGTWTHWFWHSRLLHTFITMGALLAMGVYTFFMNYAYNSPFKDLVPPISDLWQQPTYFFSQWKNVILMHEKDKALKAAEHRNRHIDDVAKRRYFMKMHGIEPMDPVAMVFGKDEAKSEAELEAAAMGRELPPKPEAEAPAEQKKKWLGIF from the exons ATGGTGACGAGAGCAGTCATCCCGCGCTTCCTGCTGCCGTTGCAGGGGCCGCTCTGGCGTGGCATCAGGATCCCCCTCTCGCAGAACATCCACATCCGCTTCATATCGACCGACAAGCCCATTGTGCTGGAGAAGCCGGCCAAGTTCAATCCTCCCTCTCATGGATCCCGGCTCAAGCGAAACTCGATGCCGAAGCACTACGGCCCGCCGCTGACCGAGGAGGAGGTTGCTGcccaaaacaagaagagTTACCCGGGGCTTATGGCGCCCCAGGGAACGTGGACACATTGGTTCTGGCACAGCCGACTGCTGCATACCTTTATCACCATG GGCGCGCTGCTGGCCATGGGAGTGTACACCTTCTTCATGAACTACGCCTACAACTCCCCCTTCAAGGATCTCGTGCCGCCGATATCTGACCTGTGGCAGCAGCCCACTTACTTCTTCTCCCAGTGGAAGAACGTCATCCTCATGCACGAGAAGGACAAGGCTCTCAAGGCTGCCGAGCACCGGAACCGACACATCGACGACGTTGCCAAGCGGAGGTACTTTATGAAGATGCATGGCATCGAGCCCATGGATCCCGTTGCCATGGTTTTTGGCAAGGACGAGGCCAAGTCGGAGGCGGAACTCGAGGCTGCGGCCATGGGACGTGAACTGCCGCCAAAGCCCGAGGCTGAAGCCCCAGctgagcagaagaagaagtggctGGGCATTTTTTGA
- the CYC1 gene encoding iso-1-cytochrome c (BUSCO:EOG092D3GMS): MAGGDAKKGANLFKTRCAQCHTVEKDGGHKIGPNLHGLFGRKSGTTPGYSFTDANKNKGVTWDDKTLFDYIENPKKYIPGTKMAFGGLKKEKDRNDLNAYLKEATA, encoded by the exons ATGGCTGGTG GTGACGCTAAGAAGGGTGCCAACCTCTTCAAGACCCGTTGTGCTCAGTGCCACACCGTCGAGAAGGACGGTGGCCACAAGATCGGCCCCAACCTGCACGGCCTCTTCGGCCGCAAGTCCGGTACCACCCCTGGCTACAGCTTCACCGACGCCAACAAGAACAAGGGCGTCACCTGGGATGACAAGACCCTGTTCGACTACATTGAGAACCCCAAGAAGTACATCCCCGGCACCAAGATGGCCTTTGGTGGcctgaagaaggagaaggatcGTAATGACCTCAACGC CTACCTCAAGGAGGCTACCGCTTAA